The proteins below are encoded in one region of Oncorhynchus kisutch isolate 150728-3 linkage group LG14, Okis_V2, whole genome shotgun sequence:
- the peli2 gene encoding E3 ubiquitin-protein ligase pellino homolog 2 — protein sequence MFSPSQEEQCAPTKDPIKYGELVVLGYNGSLPNGDRGRRKSRFALYKRSKANGVKPSTVHILNTPQASKAVNCKGQHSISYTLSRNQTVVVEYCHDKDTDMFQIGRSTESPIDFVVTDTVSGGQEGEETPITQSTISRFACRVVCERVLPYTARIYAAGFDSSKNIFLGEKAAKWKNPDGHMDGLTTNGVLVMHPRGGFTEESKPGVWREISVCGDVYTLRETRSAQTRGKLVECESNVLQDGSLVDLCGATLLWRTADGLFHTPTQKHLEALRQEINAARPQCPVGLNTLAFPSMQRSRALSSLEDKQPWVYLACGHVHGYHNWGHRSEQEPSAQRECPMCRTVGPYVPLWLGCEPAFYVDVGAPTHAFVPCGHVCSEKSAKYWAEIPLPHGTHAFHAACPFCATQLCLTQGCAKLIFQGPID from the exons ATGTTTTCACCAAGCCAGGAGGAGCAGTGCGCCCCTACAAAAGACCCCATAAAATACGGGGAGTTGGTAGTATTAGG GTACAATGGCTCCCTCCCGAACGGAGACCGGGGCCGAAGGAAAAGCCGCTTTGCCCTGTATAAGAGAAGCAAAGCCAACGGTGTTAAACCCAGCACCGTCCATATCCTCAACACACCACAGGCCAGCAAG GCAGTGAACTGCAAAGGGCAGCACAGTATTTCCTACACTCTGTCCAGGAACCAGACAGTAGTGGTGGAATACTGCCATGACAAAGACACAGACATGTTTCAG ATTGGCCGCTCCACAGAGAGTCCCATAGACTTTGTGGTGACGGACACTGTGTCTGGGGgtcaggagggagaggagacgccCATCACCCAGAGCACCATCTCGCGCTTCGCCTGTCGTGTCGTCTGTGAGAGGGTCCTGCCCTACACCGCTCGCATCTATGCTGCTGGCTTTGACTCCTCCAAGAACATCTTCCTGGGG GAAAAAGCCGCAAAGTGGAAGAACCCGGATGGTCACATGGACGGGCTGACAACCAATGGGGTGCTGGTGATGCACCCCAGGGGTGGGTTCACAGAGGAGTCCAAGCCGGGTGTATGGAGGgagatctctgtgtgtggagatgTTTACACCCTGAGAGAGACCCGTTCTGCTCAGACCCGCGGCAAACTG GTGGAGTGTGAGAGCAACGTGCTGCAGGACGGTTCCCTGGTAGACCTATGTGGCGCCACCCTGCTGTGGCGCACAGCTGATGGCCTCTTTCACACACCCACCCAGAAGCACCTAGAGGCCCTGCGGCAGGAGATCAACGCAGCGCGCCCCCAGTGCCCTGTGGGCCTCAACACCCTGGCTTTCCCCAGCATGCAGCGCAGCCGCGCCCTCTCCTCCCTGGAGGACAAGCAGCCCTGGGTCTACCTGGCCTGTGGCCACGTGCACGGCTACCACAACTGGGGCCACCGCTCGGAACAGGAGCCCAGCGCCCAGCGGGAGTGCCCCATGTGCCGGACCGTGGGCCCCTACGTGCCGCTGTGGCTGGGCTGTGAGCCCGCCTTCTACGTGGATGTGGGCGCCCCCACACACGCCTTTGTGCCGTGCGGACACGTGTGCTCAGAGAAGTCGGCAAAGTACTGGGCGGAGATCCCTCTGCCCCATGGCACCCACGCCTTCCACGCCGCCTGCCCATTCTGTGCCACCCAGCTCTGCCTCACCCAGGGCTGTGCCAAGCTCATCTTCCAGGGCCCCATTGACTGA